One part of the Streptomyces lienomycini genome encodes these proteins:
- a CDS encoding SAM-dependent methyltransferase, which produces MSTARTARTGAAHRLAALVEDALGGPLPVRLRAWDGSETGPADGPVVVVRSRRALRRLLWQPGELGLAQAYVTGELDVDGDLADGLRRMWAATRERRLRPPRLSLADRARAAGTAVRLGALGPRPATPASQARLRGGLHTRSRDRAAISHHYDLSNDFYRLLLDETMAYSCGVWADEYTDADAADAQRAKLELICRKLGLTVGSRLLDIGCGWGSLTLYAAERHKAKVTAVTLAEEQAAHVREQVRERGLEDRVEVVCQDYRDITSGGYDAVSTIEMGEHVGDAEYPAFTAALHRMVRPGGRVLVQQMSRGRNAPGGGAFIEAYIAPDMHMRPLGETVQLLEDAGLEVRHVESLREHYVRTVTAWERTLEERWDEFVALVGKETARVWRLYLVGGALAFEQRRMGVDQILSVRPTAEGVSGMPATPGEWYERLDRP; this is translated from the coding sequence ATGAGCACCGCCCGCACCGCCAGGACCGGCGCCGCCCACCGGCTCGCCGCGCTCGTCGAGGACGCGCTCGGCGGCCCGCTCCCCGTCCGGCTGCGCGCCTGGGACGGCTCCGAGACCGGCCCCGCCGACGGCCCCGTGGTCGTCGTCCGCTCCCGGCGGGCGCTGCGCCGCCTGCTGTGGCAGCCCGGCGAACTGGGCCTGGCGCAGGCCTACGTCACCGGCGAACTGGACGTCGACGGCGACCTGGCCGACGGCCTGCGCCGGATGTGGGCGGCCACCCGCGAACGCCGGCTGCGTCCGCCCCGCCTCTCCCTCGCCGACCGGGCCCGCGCGGCGGGCACCGCCGTCCGCCTCGGCGCCCTCGGCCCGCGCCCCGCGACGCCCGCCTCGCAGGCCCGGCTGCGCGGCGGCCTGCACACCAGGTCCCGCGACCGCGCCGCCATCAGCCACCACTACGACCTCTCCAACGACTTCTACCGCCTCCTCCTCGACGAGACCATGGCCTACTCGTGCGGGGTGTGGGCGGACGAGTACACCGACGCGGACGCCGCCGACGCCCAGCGCGCCAAGCTGGAGCTGATCTGCCGCAAGCTCGGCCTCACCGTCGGCTCCCGCCTCCTGGACATCGGCTGCGGCTGGGGTTCGCTCACCCTCTACGCGGCCGAACGGCACAAGGCGAAGGTCACCGCCGTCACGCTCGCCGAGGAGCAGGCGGCGCACGTCCGCGAACAGGTGCGGGAGCGCGGCCTGGAGGACCGGGTCGAGGTCGTCTGCCAGGACTACCGCGACATCACCAGCGGGGGCTACGACGCCGTCTCCACCATCGAGATGGGCGAGCACGTCGGCGACGCCGAGTACCCGGCCTTCACCGCCGCCCTGCACCGCATGGTCCGCCCCGGGGGACGCGTCCTGGTGCAGCAGATGTCCCGGGGCCGCAATGCCCCCGGCGGCGGCGCCTTCATCGAGGCGTACATCGCCCCGGACATGCACATGCGGCCCCTCGGCGAGACGGTCCAGCTCCTGGAGGACGCCGGTCTCGAAGTGCGCCACGTCGAGTCGCTGCGCGAGCACTACGTCCGCACGGTCACGGCATGGGAACGCACCCTGGAGGAGCGCTGGGACGAGTTCGTCGCGCTGGTCGGGAAGGAGACCGCGCGGGTGTGGCGGCTCTACCTGGTGGGCGGCGCGCTCGCCTTCGAGCAGCGGCGCATGGGCGTCGACCAGATCCTGAGCGTCCGGCCCACCGCCGAGGGCGTCAGCGGCATGCCCGCGACGCCGGGGGAGTGGTACGAGCGGCTGGACCGCCCGTGA
- a CDS encoding LacI family DNA-binding transcriptional regulator, which translates to MAGLAGVSQATVSLVLSGRDLATGRPISAETRAKVLDAARSLGYVPDPAASRLAAARNNLLGVFSFTATFPTDVRHSYYPFLVGVEQEAAAQGYDLVLFTGSSTGGAGAGGAGALNRVRLADGCLFLGRHAPADELSRLVADDFPVVHVGRRDEPEGLAWVGADYVSASREVVTALAGLGHRRVLLVREDDDAPASTDRERGFLDGLADSGLPAGPGAVFRSGEPRRDLTAERLRGWLADGVTAFVAEETDTGAAWRALRAAVDEAGLDCPGQVSLALLGSPPADLADGPAPMGFDIPRPALGAEAVRLLAARIAGGPAEGTLVACAFRPGATAGPPTAPRTRP; encoded by the coding sequence GTGGCCGGGCTCGCCGGTGTCTCGCAGGCGACGGTGTCCCTGGTGCTCTCCGGGCGCGACCTCGCGACGGGGCGGCCGATCTCCGCGGAGACCCGGGCCAAGGTCCTGGACGCCGCCCGCAGCCTCGGCTACGTCCCCGACCCGGCCGCCAGCCGCCTCGCCGCCGCCCGCAACAACCTGCTCGGCGTCTTCAGCTTCACCGCGACCTTCCCGACCGACGTGCGGCACTCGTACTACCCGTTCCTCGTCGGCGTGGAGCAGGAAGCCGCCGCGCAGGGCTACGACCTGGTGCTCTTCACCGGGTCGAGCACCGGGGGAGCGGGCGCCGGGGGTGCCGGGGCGCTCAACCGCGTACGGCTGGCGGACGGCTGCCTCTTCCTGGGCCGCCACGCCCCCGCCGACGAACTGAGCCGCCTGGTGGCCGACGACTTCCCCGTCGTCCACGTCGGCCGCCGCGACGAGCCGGAGGGCCTCGCCTGGGTCGGCGCCGACTACGTCAGCGCCAGCCGCGAGGTCGTCACCGCGCTCGCCGGGCTGGGCCACCGCCGCGTCCTGCTCGTCCGCGAGGACGACGACGCGCCCGCCTCCACCGACCGTGAACGCGGCTTCCTCGACGGGCTCGCCGACAGCGGACTGCCCGCGGGCCCCGGGGCCGTGTTCCGTTCCGGCGAACCGCGCCGCGACCTCACCGCCGAGCGGCTCCGCGGCTGGCTGGCCGACGGGGTCACCGCCTTCGTCGCCGAGGAGACCGACACCGGCGCCGCCTGGCGTGCCCTGCGCGCAGCCGTCGACGAGGCGGGCCTGGACTGCCCCGGCCAGGTGTCCCTCGCCCTGCTCGGCAGCCCGCCCGCCGACCTCGCCGACGGACCGGCGCCGATGGGCTTCGACATCCCGCGCCCGGCGCTCGGCGCGGAGGCCGTACGGCTGCTCGCCGCCCGCATCGCGGGCGGGCCCGCCGAGGGCACCCTCGTCGCCTGCGCCTTCAGACCGGGCGCGACCGCGGGCCCGCCGACCGCCCCTCGAACCCGCCCCTGA
- a CDS encoding SAM-dependent methyltransferase, whose translation MTATHPRPAAAPPVTEGRGTPVDPHRWPDVAAPPRTSRARRAIAAAVVGRALRRLPLRVRFADGATVGLGGPLVEVHDPDAFHGRIGAQGLIGFGESYMAGEWDAPDLVGALTVLAAHAADLVPAPLQRLRGLWHQRRPAARRNTPEGARSNISSHYDLSNDLFALFLDDTLSYSSAVFPAFPARRESLAAAQQRKIDRLLDLAEVRDGTRLLEIGTGWGELALRAAARGAHVTSLTLSREQRDRALERAREAGLADRVRVELRDYREEKGTYDALVSVEMIEAVGAEFWPVYFRTLDERLAPGGRAALQAITMPHDRMLAARHTHTWIQKYVFPGGLIPSTDAIEDTVRDHTGLRVARRDDYGAHYAETLRLWRERFTERAAEVDALGFDETFRRLWTFYLAYSEAGFRAAYLDVQQYLFTKEGPAR comes from the coding sequence ATGACCGCAACCCACCCACGCCCCGCCGCCGCGCCCCCGGTCACGGAAGGCCGCGGCACCCCGGTCGACCCGCACCGCTGGCCCGACGTCGCCGCACCGCCCCGCACCTCACGGGCCCGCCGGGCCATCGCCGCGGCCGTCGTGGGCCGCGCCCTGCGCCGACTGCCGCTGCGGGTACGGTTCGCCGACGGCGCCACCGTGGGCCTCGGCGGTCCGCTGGTGGAGGTCCACGACCCCGACGCCTTCCACGGGCGGATCGGCGCCCAGGGCCTCATCGGCTTCGGCGAGTCCTACATGGCCGGCGAGTGGGACGCCCCGGACCTGGTCGGCGCCCTCACCGTGCTCGCCGCCCACGCGGCCGACCTGGTCCCCGCCCCGCTCCAACGGCTGCGCGGCCTGTGGCACCAGCGCCGGCCCGCCGCCCGCCGCAACACGCCCGAGGGCGCCCGGTCCAACATCAGCAGCCACTACGACCTGTCCAACGACCTGTTCGCCCTCTTCCTCGACGACACCCTCAGCTACTCCTCCGCCGTCTTCCCCGCCTTCCCGGCCCGCCGCGAGTCCCTCGCCGCCGCCCAGCAGCGCAAGATCGACCGGCTGCTCGACCTCGCCGAGGTCCGCGACGGCACCCGCCTCCTGGAGATCGGCACCGGCTGGGGCGAACTCGCCCTGCGCGCCGCCGCCCGCGGCGCCCACGTCACCTCCCTCACCCTCTCCCGCGAACAGCGCGACCGCGCCCTCGAACGCGCCCGCGAGGCGGGCCTCGCCGACCGCGTCCGGGTCGAACTGCGCGACTACCGCGAGGAGAAGGGCACCTACGACGCGCTCGTCAGCGTCGAGATGATCGAGGCCGTCGGCGCCGAGTTCTGGCCGGTGTACTTCCGCACCCTCGACGAGCGCCTCGCCCCCGGCGGCCGGGCCGCCCTCCAGGCCATCACCATGCCGCACGACCGGATGCTCGCCGCCCGCCACACCCACACCTGGATCCAGAAGTACGTCTTCCCCGGCGGCCTGATCCCCTCCACCGACGCGATAGAGGACACGGTCCGCGACCACACCGGTCTGCGCGTCGCCCGCCGCGACGACTACGGAGCGCACTACGCCGAGACGCTGCGGCTGTGGCGCGAGCGGTTCACCGAGCGCGCCGCCGAGGTGGACGCCCTCGGCTTCGACGAGACCTTCCGGCGCCTGTGGACCTTCTACCTCGCCTACTCCGAGGCCGGCTTCCGCGCCGCCTACCTCGACGTCCAGCAGTACCTGTTCACCAAGGAGGGCCCCGCCCGATGA
- a CDS encoding DUF1295 domain-containing protein yields MSGFPWGAFAVGLGWAAAAALAVMLATFAVALRKGVHRVVDVAWGLGFAAVAVVTCAVAAARGEGDAGRQALVGALTVVWGVRLAAHIARRGRGHGEDPRYDAMLAKARGNRNLYALRMVYLLQGALVWLVSLPVQAASYGPGPLSVLAWAGAAVWAVGLAFEAVGDAQLARFKADPANRGRIMDRGLWSWTRHPNYFGDLCVWWGLFLIACDAGPAAAAVSVVAPLVMTYLLIGGSGKRLLERHMADRPGWTEYAARTSGFFPRPPRRSA; encoded by the coding sequence GTGAGCGGCTTCCCGTGGGGCGCGTTCGCCGTGGGCCTCGGCTGGGCCGCGGCGGCCGCGCTCGCCGTCATGCTGGCCACCTTCGCCGTCGCCCTGCGCAAGGGCGTCCACCGGGTCGTGGACGTGGCCTGGGGCCTCGGCTTCGCCGCCGTCGCCGTCGTGACCTGCGCGGTCGCGGCGGCGAGGGGGGAGGGCGATGCCGGGCGCCAGGCCCTGGTCGGGGCCCTCACCGTCGTATGGGGAGTGCGGCTGGCCGCGCACATCGCGCGGCGCGGCCGGGGCCACGGCGAGGACCCGCGCTACGACGCCATGCTCGCCAAGGCGCGCGGCAACCGGAACCTCTACGCCCTGCGCATGGTGTACCTGCTCCAGGGCGCCCTGGTCTGGCTGGTGTCGCTGCCGGTGCAGGCCGCCTCGTACGGGCCGGGGCCCCTGTCGGTCCTGGCCTGGGCCGGGGCGGCCGTGTGGGCGGTGGGGCTGGCCTTCGAGGCCGTCGGGGACGCCCAGCTGGCCCGGTTCAAGGCGGACCCGGCCAACCGGGGCCGCATCATGGACCGCGGCCTGTGGAGCTGGACCCGGCACCCCAACTACTTCGGCGACCTCTGCGTCTGGTGGGGCCTGTTCCTGATCGCCTGCGACGCGGGCCCGGCCGCCGCCGCGGTGTCCGTCGTCGCCCCGCTGGTGATGACGTACCTGCTGATCGGCGGCAGCGGGAAGCGACTCCTCGAGCGGCACATGGCGGACCGGCCGGGGTGGACCGAGTACGCGGCGCGCACCAGTGGCTTCTTCCCGCGTCCGCCGCGCCGGTCCGCGTAG
- a CDS encoding sigma-70 family RNA polymerase sigma factor gives MKEAVHIGRNPSSQPDLQQLIREVALGDQDSFAAVYDAVAGSVLGVARAVLRDQAQSEEVAQEVLVEVWRTAPRYRPERGTVVNWILTLAHRRAVDRVRSVEAAAARDHKAALLDRTPEYDEVTEQVESRLEREQVRRCLRTLTEIQRQSVTLAYYRGLTYRQVAEALALPLGTVKTRLRDGLIRLRDCLGVSA, from the coding sequence GTGAAGGAAGCCGTACACATCGGCAGAAATCCATCGTCCCAACCCGATCTGCAGCAGCTGATCCGTGAGGTGGCCCTGGGCGATCAGGACTCCTTCGCCGCCGTGTACGACGCGGTGGCGGGGTCCGTGCTCGGGGTCGCCCGGGCGGTGCTGCGCGACCAGGCCCAGTCGGAGGAGGTCGCGCAGGAGGTGCTGGTCGAGGTGTGGCGCACGGCGCCCCGCTACCGGCCCGAGCGCGGCACGGTGGTGAACTGGATCCTGACCCTGGCCCACCGGCGGGCCGTGGACCGGGTGCGGTCGGTGGAGGCCGCCGCGGCCCGCGACCACAAGGCCGCCCTGCTCGACCGCACGCCCGAGTACGACGAGGTGACCGAACAGGTCGAGTCCCGCCTGGAGCGGGAGCAGGTGCGGCGCTGTCTGCGCACCCTGACCGAGATCCAGCGCCAGTCCGTGACCCTCGCCTACTACCGCGGCCTGACCTACCGGCAGGTGGCCGAGGCGCTCGCGCTGCCGCTCGGCACGGTCAAGACGCGACTGCGCGACGGTCTCATCCGGCTCCGCGACTGCCTGGGGGTGAGCGCGTGA